The Myxococcales bacterium DNA window GGCATGCGTGGGACGAATGGTTTTCACCACGCATTGCCGTTCGATACCGCCCGCGAACGAGCACTTGGCAAGGAAAACCTGGCCCATCCCTCCTTCGGCAAGCGGACGGATGATTTTATAAGGGCCGATGTTCAGTGGTTTTGCCAAGTCGCCTCGCTCTAAAGGGTGTATTTCTTGATTTTGGCCGCCAGGGTTTTTCGAGTTATCCCGAGTTCGGCGGCGGTATTCGATTTATGCCAATGATATTTTCCCAACGCGGCCAAAATACGAGCGCGCTCCAATTGTTCGATTTCCTTTTCCAATGGACCGTCTTGTTTCAACGCGTAATGATCCTCGCTTCCCGATTCTACGTCGGGCGTTTCGTCGTCGCCGGCCAGGAGGAGATGCGCCGGTTCGATCAGCGAATCGTCAGCCAGATAAAGGGCGCGTTCGATGACGTTTTTCAATTCGCGCACGTTTCCCGGCCATGCATAACGACTCATTGCCGCCAACGCTTCGACGGAAAAACCGGTTACTCGGGTACTGACCTTGCCGCGCAACTCGCGCAAAAAATAGTCGCTTAGTTCAGGGATGTCGTCGGCGTGCTCGCGTAAGGCCGGTAAACGAAGCGACAAGACGTGCAGGCGATAGAATAAATCCTGACGAAAAGTACCTTCCCGCAGCATTTGTGGCAGATCGCGATTGGTGGCGGCAATGATTCGCACCGATACGCGAACGGTTTTATCGTCGCCGATCGGGCGCACTTCGCCGGTTTCCAACACTCGCAACAGCTTGGCTTGCATTGCCAGGGGCATTTCTCCGATTTCATCCAGAAACAACGAACCGCCATCGGTCATTTGAAACAGACCGTGCCGGTCGTGATTCGCCGAGGTGAAAGCTCCCTTGGCATGGCCGAATAATTCATCCTCGATCAGGTCTTTCGGTAAAGCGGCGCAGTTTACCGCGTTGAAGGGACGGTTGGCGCGGTTGGATAATAAATGAATCATTCGAGCGGCGAGTTCCTTGCCGGTGCCGCTTTCTCCGTTAATCAACACCGAGGATTCACCTTTGCGGGCGAATTTTTCAAGCGTCTCGCGCGTTTCGGTCAGGCGCGGACTGGAACCGATCAGGCGATAACCATCCAAACGATCCTGCAACTCAAGATTGGCCGAACGCAAGTCAACAATGGTTCGCCATTGAAGCAGCAAGGAACCGAGGATCGCTCCGATTGCCGCCATAAAAGCGAGATCGTTTTTAGTAAATGCTTTTACCAGTGAACGGGTATCGGCATATAAAATGCCCGATAACCGTTCGCCCACACCCAGCGGCACACAGGCCACGGATTTGGTTCGCGTATTGATAACACTGGTTTTGTCCTGCAACGTCGATTCCAGAGCGGCGTTTTGTAAAAGCAGGGCTTTTCGGCTTTTGATGACCTTGGTCAGGATGGTACGGGACAGGAGAAATGGTTCTGTTTCGCCGGTGAAAGAACGAAAGAAACCTTGGGTTAGGGTATCGTTTTCCACTAGTCCGAAATAGGTATGCTCGGCGCCCAATTGTTCGCCCATGGCTTCAAGCACTAGCGGCGCCAGCGCTCGCGGCTGATTCATTGTTGCGGCATTCGCCGCCAAGTCGTAAAGGAAATGCAATCGTTCCTGTTCGGCCGTCAGGGTATCGGTTTGAAATAAATAAGTTTCTTCCGAAACATGGGGAGCAATCGCGGTTTCGGTCGGCGGATCGAGATAGAAAATCGCGTTGATGTTGCCAAATGAAAGCCGATCACCATTTTGCAGTAAGATCCGGTCGATGGTTTCCTGGTTTCGGCGAGTCCCGTTTTTACTGCCGAGATCCTTGAGCCAAAAAGCGCCGTTTTCATGTTGAATCAGCGCATGCCGGCGCGAAACGCTGCCGTCGCCCAGACAAATCTCGCAAGTATCGTCGCGACCGACGGCTACTGTCTTTTTCGTCAGATCATAATAGTCATTGATCCGAGAGGATTTAATAAAAACCAAA harbors:
- a CDS encoding sigma 54-interacting transcriptional regulator, which codes for MAVLVFIKSSRINDYYDLTKKTVAVGRDDTCEICLGDGSVSRRHALIQHENGAFWLKDLGSKNGTRRNQETIDRILLQNGDRLSFGNINAIFYLDPPTETAIAPHVSEETYLFQTDTLTAEQERLHFLYDLAANAATMNQPRALAPLVLEAMGEQLGAEHTYFGLVENDTLTQGFFRSFTGETEPFLLSRTILTKVIKSRKALLLQNAALESTLQDKTSVINTRTKSVACVPLGVGERLSGILYADTRSLVKAFTKNDLAFMAAIGAILGSLLLQWRTIVDLRSANLELQDRLDGYRLIGSSPRLTETRETLEKFARKGESSVLINGESGTGKELAARMIHLLSNRANRPFNAVNCAALPKDLIEDELFGHAKGAFTSANHDRHGLFQMTDGGSLFLDEIGEMPLAMQAKLLRVLETGEVRPIGDDKTVRVSVRIIAATNRDLPQMLREGTFRQDLFYRLHVLSLRLPALREHADDIPELSDYFLRELRGKVSTRVTGFSVEALAAMSRYAWPGNVRELKNVIERALYLADDSLIEPAHLLLAGDDETPDVESGSEDHYALKQDGPLEKEIEQLERARILAALGKYHWHKSNTAAELGITRKTLAAKIKKYTL